One Kribbella sp. NBC_00662 genomic region harbors:
- a CDS encoding LysM peptidoglycan-binding domain-containing protein: MHKVLRVLSGLAVPVLTAAVITAGSPGFGAYKVKQGDTLSHIADRYGTSVKTLVALNQLPGNGNAIYAGEVLKVPSKGSTTRTAQPARRSQLGRVTYVVKRGDTVSKIAKRFKCSQANLLAANGLHSGDRIYAGKPLQVPVKLHPKKAKTKARTDNTFAGRTYADHIVAQANRNRAILKKRKLPTRSQMRSLIVTTSKRYGVDPQLALAVSWQESGWKQRVVSPANAVGAMQVIPSTGKFASSIVGRKLDLLEPRDNVTAGVVLLSRLTGAARLDLAVAGYYQGLGGVKKNGVYPDTKLYVQNVLRIKAQLERGWDPLR, translated from the coding sequence ATGCACAAGGTCCTACGGGTGCTGAGCGGGCTCGCCGTACCAGTCCTGACCGCTGCCGTGATCACCGCCGGCTCACCCGGCTTCGGCGCGTACAAGGTCAAGCAGGGTGACACCCTCAGTCACATCGCCGACCGGTACGGGACGTCGGTCAAGACTCTGGTCGCGCTGAACCAGTTGCCGGGTAACGGGAACGCGATCTACGCCGGCGAGGTCCTGAAGGTCCCTTCCAAAGGCTCGACCACGCGGACAGCTCAGCCGGCCAGGCGCTCCCAGCTCGGCCGGGTGACGTACGTCGTGAAGCGCGGCGACACCGTCTCGAAGATCGCGAAGCGGTTCAAGTGCTCCCAGGCCAACCTGCTCGCCGCGAACGGCCTGCACTCCGGCGACCGCATCTATGCCGGCAAGCCGCTGCAGGTCCCGGTGAAGCTGCACCCGAAGAAGGCGAAGACGAAGGCGCGGACCGACAACACCTTCGCCGGCCGCACGTACGCCGACCACATCGTCGCGCAGGCCAACCGCAACCGGGCGATCCTGAAGAAGCGCAAGCTGCCGACCCGGTCCCAGATGCGATCACTGATCGTGACGACCTCGAAGCGGTACGGCGTCGACCCACAGCTCGCACTCGCGGTCAGCTGGCAGGAGTCCGGCTGGAAGCAGCGGGTGGTCTCCCCCGCCAACGCCGTCGGCGCGATGCAGGTCATCCCCTCGACCGGCAAGTTCGCCTCGAGCATCGTCGGCCGCAAGCTCGACCTGCTCGAGCCGCGGGACAACGTCACCGCCGGGGTCGTCCTGCTGAGCCGCCTGACCGGGGCGGCCCGCCTCGACCTCGCGGTCGCCGGCTACTACCAAGGCCTGGGCGGCGTGAAGAAGAACGGTGTGTATCCGGACACCAAGCTGTACGTCCAGAATGTGCTCCGGATCAAGGCTCAGCTCGAGCGCGGGTGGGACCCTCTGCGGTGA